A single Thermoplasmata archaeon DNA region contains:
- a CDS encoding phosphate ABC transporter substrate-binding protein: MIKRKENAGIGTGALVATIVVLLAIGFFGGYFVGMASVTPQQSGGNNEDSAWRTESIKISGSTTVLPIANESAVVMMNKYSGVTITVQGGGTGVGYSNIIDGVVDIGMASRDPKSNEIQKAKNKSVDLWLHQIALDAVCVVVHPAVGNSSAPLNLTLQEVGKIFGGVYKYWDEVKPYLPHKEIIVVVREPGSGTRATFEEFTMHPWNYTVVSSASVQPSNPAVRTKVETTPYSIGYVGFGFLSSNMHAVSLAKADGMPYVTPTKESIAKGDFPISRYLYLVTNGQPKSGSLADRFIDFVLSKDGQQIVEKNGYLKLPYLHGN; this comes from the coding sequence ATGATAAAGCGGAAGGAAAACGCAGGAATTGGAACAGGCGCTCTGGTAGCAACGATTGTTGTGTTGTTGGCAATAGGGTTTTTCGGTGGCTACTTTGTCGGAATGGCCAGTGTGACACCACAGCAAAGCGGAGGGAATAATGAGGACAGTGCATGGAGAACTGAGAGCATAAAAATTTCTGGCTCTACCACGGTTCTCCCGATTGCAAACGAGAGTGCAGTGGTCATGATGAACAAATACTCGGGTGTAACAATAACAGTTCAGGGTGGTGGCACTGGAGTTGGCTACAGCAACATTATTGATGGAGTTGTTGACATTGGCATGGCTTCCAGAGACCCGAAGAGTAACGAAATCCAGAAGGCGAAAAACAAGAGTGTGGATCTCTGGCTACACCAGATTGCCTTAGATGCAGTTTGTGTGGTAGTACATCCAGCAGTTGGAAATTCAAGTGCACCCCTTAACCTGACATTGCAAGAAGTCGGTAAAATCTTTGGAGGGGTCTATAAATACTGGGATGAGGTGAAGCCCTATCTTCCCCATAAGGAGATTATTGTTGTGGTCAGAGAGCCCGGTTCTGGTACAAGAGCCACATTTGAAGAGTTTACAATGCATCCCTGGAACTATACTGTAGTATCCAGTGCCAGTGTACAGCCCAGTAATCCTGCAGTCAGAACCAAGGTGGAGACAACACCGTATTCAATCGGGTATGTTGGCTTCGGTTTCCTCTCCAGCAACATGCATGCAGTTTCCTTAGCAAAGGCGGATGGAATGCCATACGTTACTCCGACAAAAGAATCAATTGCAAAGGGCGACTTCCCAATTTCCAGGTACCTCTACTTGGTGACAAACGGGCAGCCAAAGAGCGGGTCGTTAGCAGACCGTTTCATTGACTTTGTCCTTTCAAAGGATGGACAGCAAATCGTGGAAAAAAATGGGTATCTGAAGCTGCCCTACCTCCACGGAAACTAA
- a CDS encoding tetratricopeptide repeat protein — MRGKKVRGFRKTVKEIERELEKDKEKSKHLGRGMRFVEMGKWEEADREFELALGFLKQEEKERFLGFLLMLDIGVATKTDEHKKVVNLVEYAMKIHRKLDDEHLIAFDLGELGIRYVKLRKYDRAIEYLCKAISMFVAEGNKRCEAELREELGNAYLEKRKLEKAAEEFQKTLELRKMIPEIESEIVCHGNLGIIYGMQRKYEKALEHLNRAFELQKKIGDVAGTLPTHINLGHAYSHIGEHSRAAKHYKRAMELASALKDYKTAAECGSWLEDEEEKLGGKEK, encoded by the coding sequence TTGCGTGGTAAAAAGGTTCGTGGGTTTAGAAAAACGGTGAAAGAGATAGAGAGGGAATTAGAAAAAGATAAGGAGAAATCAAAACATCTGGGGAGAGGGATGCGGTTCGTTGAAATGGGGAAGTGGGAAGAGGCAGACAGGGAATTTGAGCTTGCCCTGGGTTTTTTGAAACAGGAGGAAAAGGAGAGATTTCTGGGTTTTCTACTGATGCTTGATATTGGCGTGGCTACCAAAACTGACGAGCACAAAAAGGTCGTGAATTTGGTAGAGTATGCAATGAAAATTCACCGGAAGCTCGATGATGAGCACCTGATTGCCTTCGACCTCGGGGAGCTCGGAATAAGATATGTAAAGCTGAGGAAGTATGACAGGGCGATTGAGTATCTTTGCAAAGCCATTTCAATGTTTGTGGCTGAAGGGAATAAACGATGCGAGGCGGAACTGAGAGAGGAACTGGGAAATGCATACCTGGAAAAGAGGAAACTGGAGAAGGCGGCTGAGGAATTCCAGAAAACGCTCGAACTCAGAAAAATGATTCCAGAGATTGAGAGCGAAATCGTATGTCATGGAAATCTGGGCATCATTTATGGGATGCAGAGGAAGTATGAGAAGGCATTGGAGCATCTGAACAGGGCATTTGAATTGCAGAAAAAGATTGGAGATGTAGCTGGCACTCTGCCTACTCACATCAATTTGGGCCATGCGTATTCGCACATTGGGGAACACAGCAGAGCTGCGAAGCATTACAAGCGTGCAATGGAACTTGCAAGTGCACTTAAAGATTACAAAACCGCAGCAGAGTGCGGTTCCTGGCTCGAGGACGAAGAGGAGAAATTGGGTGGAAAGGAAAAATAG
- a CDS encoding sulfite exporter TauE/SafE family protein yields MELHLLALLVLLLFLIAFIYSNIGLGGGMLFTPLLVAFAFADKDTIVCISLFLVFATSIAAAYNHWRGKFVQYRYAFLIAAFSIPGSITGVFIGLQIHYSIFYLLFAILAFAVGVKMLYDTMKNNTCVEKKIEKKDYIIVALISYFSGVVSAIFGVGGGVFNVPVLLYLLSCKTKEASGTSSFTICLTTLGGILTNAFLLPTFSTASFSGFLLAPIAFLGAFIGSRIGIKKFKEKPLKIIFISMLFIAGIQMVWEFLG; encoded by the coding sequence ATGGAACTCCATCTCCTCGCGCTCTTGGTTCTCCTTCTCTTCCTGATTGCCTTCATTTATTCCAACATCGGGCTAGGTGGGGGCATGCTTTTTACACCCTTGCTCGTGGCTTTCGCATTCGCAGATAAGGACACAATTGTTTGCATCTCACTTTTTCTCGTATTCGCAACTTCAATTGCAGCTGCCTACAACCATTGGCGTGGCAAATTCGTGCAGTATCGCTATGCTTTCCTGATAGCCGCCTTTTCAATTCCTGGCTCAATCACAGGTGTTTTCATCGGTCTCCAGATTCACTATTCAATATTTTACCTTCTCTTTGCTATTCTCGCTTTTGCTGTGGGCGTTAAAATGCTGTATGATACAATGAAGAACAATACTTGCGTAGAAAAAAAAATTGAGAAAAAGGACTACATAATTGTCGCCTTGATTTCTTACTTTTCTGGCGTTGTTTCAGCGATTTTTGGTGTCGGAGGAGGTGTCTTCAATGTGCCAGTGCTTCTCTACCTCCTTTCCTGCAAAACCAAGGAGGCGAGCGGCACCTCCTCCTTCACAATCTGTCTCACGACCCTTGGAGGCATACTCACAAATGCTTTCCTGCTTCCTACATTTTCGACAGCAAGCTTTTCTGGCTTCTTACTAGCACCAATTGCCTTTCTAGGTGCATTTATTGGCTCTAGAATTGGAATAAAGAAATTTAAGGAAAAACCACTGAAAATAATTTTTATCAGCATGCTGTTCATTGCGGGAATCCAGATGGTGTGGGAGTTTTTAGGATGA
- a CDS encoding enoyl-CoA hydratase-related protein, whose protein sequence is MQSILTVTLLNVLDVEKSGRWGEKMDYKYLKVEKKDGKCLVAINRPEKLNALSSELLKELECAFYEACCDEGVGVLVITGIGKAFVAGADISEMKEFGSVEAEQYSLQGQKVFGMLEKMEIPVIAAINGYALGGGLELALSCDFRIASENALLGLPEITLGLVPGFGGTQKLTRIVGIAKAKQMIMLGERINAAEALQLGLVHRVVKPEELEKEVDALAGKLLGLGRVALKTAKYLMNASLDLPLQEGLNMEARAFALLFSGREAKEGIEAFLAKRKPEFRK, encoded by the coding sequence ATGCAAAGTATATTGACGGTAACACTCTTGAATGTCTTAGATGTGGAGAAAAGCGGAAGATGGGGTGAAAAAATGGATTACAAGTATCTGAAAGTTGAGAAAAAAGACGGAAAATGTCTGGTTGCGATAAACAGGCCAGAGAAGTTGAATGCACTGAGCAGTGAGCTGCTGAAAGAACTTGAGTGCGCCTTCTATGAGGCATGCTGTGATGAGGGCGTTGGTGTACTTGTGATAACTGGAATAGGGAAGGCATTTGTTGCTGGAGCGGACATAAGTGAGATGAAGGAGTTTGGTTCCGTGGAGGCGGAGCAGTATTCCCTGCAGGGCCAAAAGGTCTTTGGGATGCTGGAGAAAATGGAAATTCCAGTTATTGCAGCAATAAATGGGTATGCACTGGGTGGTGGGCTCGAGCTGGCATTGAGCTGCGATTTCAGAATTGCAAGTGAAAATGCGTTGCTTGGTTTGCCTGAAATCACGCTCGGACTTGTGCCTGGCTTCGGAGGAACTCAGAAACTGACAAGGATTGTTGGCATTGCTAAAGCGAAGCAGATGATAATGCTGGGCGAGCGGATAAATGCAGCTGAGGCATTACAACTGGGCCTTGTGCATAGAGTTGTGAAACCAGAGGAACTTGAGAAAGAGGTGGATGCACTGGCTGGAAAACTTCTGGGATTGGGCAGAGTGGCTTTGAAAACAGCAAAGTATCTGATGAATGCCTCGCTGGATTTGCCCCTGCAAGAGGGGTTGAACATGGAGGCAAGGGCTTTTGCGTTGCTTTTCAGTGGCAGGGAAGCAAAGGAGGGAATTGAAGCATTTCTGGCAAAAAGGAAGCCGGAGTTCAGGAAGTGA
- the phoU gene encoding phosphate signaling complex protein PhoU, with the protein MTRMIEASLDELSNMMYEMGELAYKVVSLAISECITCTENYSEVREISNKLMSMEDAVEEKVVEIIARYQPVASDLRKIKSSMKIAYDFARFGRYALDISFTNRRTGGLCHCEPWIVDYITEMGEKTLAMVKMSIDALKNYSPTLAENISTREHELDKMYFDFFDRLSAHTPATTQCIISSVLIVRYLERIGDHTTYLCKSIVYMETGEKIMIV; encoded by the coding sequence ATGACAAGAATGATTGAAGCAAGCTTGGACGAACTATCCAACATGATGTATGAGATGGGCGAACTGGCCTACAAAGTGGTATCGCTCGCAATTTCTGAATGCATAACCTGTACAGAAAACTATAGTGAGGTAAGAGAAATTTCAAACAAGCTGATGAGCATGGAAGATGCTGTAGAGGAGAAAGTGGTAGAGATAATTGCTAGGTATCAACCTGTGGCATCAGACCTGAGAAAAATCAAGTCCTCGATGAAAATTGCATATGATTTTGCCAGATTTGGAAGATATGCATTAGACATTTCCTTCACGAACAGGCGTACTGGTGGCTTATGCCATTGCGAGCCATGGATTGTTGATTACATTACAGAAATGGGAGAAAAAACTCTAGCGATGGTAAAAATGAGCATAGATGCACTTAAGAACTATTCACCGACCCTTGCAGAAAACATTTCTACTCGGGAACACGAATTGGATAAAATGTACTTTGACTTCTTTGACAGATTATCTGCTCACACGCCAGCAACCACACAATGTATAATCTCAAGTGTACTGATCGTCCGCTATCTTGAGAGAATTGGAGACCACACCACATACCTCTGCAAATCAATTGTGTACATGGAGACAGGAGAAAAGATTATGATTGTATGA
- a CDS encoding nitroreductase family protein yields the protein MDRMQEPMELMDAIANRRSVRKYQEKDVADEVVKKLLEVGNMAPSAGNLQARDFIVVRDKKTREALAKAALNQDFVAEAPVDIVICTNEKKIKRYGSRGTTLYTYQDTAASAMLIMLAALEHGLGTCWVGAFDEEAVRKILQIPEYARPVIIIPVGYPAEQPEMRKRAPIEEYLHQERW from the coding sequence ATGGATAGAATGCAGGAACCCATGGAATTGATGGATGCGATTGCAAACCGAAGGTCTGTGAGAAAATATCAGGAGAAGGATGTGGCTGATGAGGTTGTGAAGAAACTTCTTGAAGTTGGAAATATGGCACCTTCTGCTGGCAACCTGCAGGCAAGGGACTTCATAGTGGTGAGAGATAAAAAAACAAGAGAGGCACTGGCAAAGGCAGCACTTAATCAGGATTTTGTAGCTGAAGCACCAGTGGATATTGTCATTTGCACGAATGAAAAGAAAATAAAAAGGTATGGAAGCAGAGGGACAACGCTCTACACATATCAGGACACAGCCGCATCTGCAATGCTGATTATGCTTGCAGCCCTTGAGCATGGGCTTGGAACTTGCTGGGTAGGGGCTTTTGACGAGGAAGCGGTGAGAAAAATCCTGCAAATACCAGAGTATGCAAGACCTGTAATAATTATTCCTGTTGGCTATCCTGCCGAACAGCCAGAAATGCGAAAGCGTGCACCTATTGAAGAATACCTCCATCAGGAGCGATGGTGA
- a CDS encoding MBL fold metallo-hydrolase: MQVYPILGEGYSSNIYLVKGNRNVLIDAGLGVELEAIIERIAALLGNKKLDALILTHRHMDHIGGAETIARHFNTKVYSCKIEAEAINSRDGRSTCAYAFGMALPEITVLDVKEFNWEEMQVISTPGHTEGSISIYFPTQKWLFSGDTVFLYGSTGRWDLPTGDYQALLHSIEILEKLDVAGLFPGHEGYAETDGHEHITSALEFLRGAFS, translated from the coding sequence ATGCAGGTTTATCCAATCCTTGGAGAGGGCTATAGTTCAAACATCTACTTGGTGAAAGGAAATAGGAATGTCTTAATTGATGCTGGGCTAGGAGTAGAATTGGAGGCAATCATAGAGAGGATTGCAGCATTACTTGGAAATAAAAAACTTGACGCACTGATTCTGACACACAGGCACATGGACCACATTGGCGGGGCTGAAACGATTGCAAGGCATTTCAACACAAAAGTTTATTCCTGCAAAATTGAGGCAGAGGCAATAAACTCCAGGGATGGGAGAAGCACATGCGCGTACGCGTTCGGAATGGCACTGCCTGAAATTACAGTGCTAGATGTGAAAGAATTTAACTGGGAGGAGATGCAGGTTATTTCTACACCCGGACATACGGAAGGTAGCATTTCCATTTACTTTCCAACACAAAAATGGCTTTTTTCCGGTGACACAGTTTTCCTCTATGGCTCAACTGGTAGATGGGATTTGCCCACAGGTGATTATCAGGCGCTCCTCCACTCGATTGAAATCCTGGAAAAACTTGATGTGGCTGGGCTTTTCCCCGGACATGAGGGCTATGCTGAGACAGATGGGCATGAGCACATAACTTCCGCCCTCGAATTTCTGAGAGGTGCTTTTTCTTGA
- the pstA gene encoding phosphate ABC transporter permease PstA: protein MRHRGKRTKELTIFSIFGLCTAICLLAFLWITAILLSGAGTLSSSSLTTPVLNGGMFEMVIGTIYLLLGSAAVAGPIGVLAALYLVEYAPKNRITRLIDQAINNLAGLPSIVIGLFGYAFFCRQLGFGISLAAGWLTLSLMMLPIVIRGSEEAIKMVPSSFKEGALALGSSEWQVSHTITLPAAAPGIITSILLGIARVAGETAAILFTSCVMVTRGLPKTPLDPIMALAFNLYVKIVALGETPDKVFGVALVLFIIVIVFAVAAIILRIHYRRKQPWLR, encoded by the coding sequence ATGAGACACAGAGGGAAACGGACAAAGGAGTTGACAATATTTTCAATCTTCGGACTTTGCACTGCAATCTGCCTGCTTGCCTTTCTCTGGATAACTGCAATTTTGCTTTCTGGTGCAGGCACACTTTCATCCTCGTCCCTCACAACCCCTGTGCTGAACGGCGGAATGTTTGAAATGGTCATAGGGACAATCTATCTTCTTCTAGGTTCTGCTGCCGTTGCAGGCCCAATAGGTGTGTTGGCTGCCCTTTATCTCGTTGAGTATGCTCCAAAGAATAGAATAACTAGATTGATAGACCAGGCCATCAACAACCTGGCTGGGCTTCCCTCGATTGTCATTGGACTTTTTGGGTATGCCTTTTTCTGCAGACAGCTTGGTTTTGGAATCTCCCTTGCTGCCGGGTGGCTCACCCTTTCCCTGATGATGCTGCCCATAGTGATAAGAGGGTCTGAAGAAGCGATAAAAATGGTTCCCAGCAGTTTCAAGGAGGGGGCCCTTGCACTTGGGTCTTCTGAGTGGCAGGTATCCCATACTATAACCCTCCCTGCAGCTGCACCAGGGATAATTACAAGTATCCTGCTAGGTATTGCAAGAGTGGCTGGTGAAACCGCTGCAATTCTTTTCACTTCATGCGTGATGGTGACACGCGGACTTCCAAAAACACCCCTCGACCCTATTATGGCTCTAGCATTTAATCTCTATGTCAAAATTGTGGCGCTCGGTGAAACACCCGACAAGGTTTTTGGTGTAGCTTTAGTCCTTTTCATTATTGTGATTGTATTTGCAGTAGCTGCAATCATTCTCAGAATTCACTACAGGAGGAAACAACCATGGCTCAGGTGA
- the pstC gene encoding phosphate ABC transporter permease subunit PstC — MALKFKLMKFFKSIRREPVRGLLFFSSFISIIFLFLMLVFILKEGAQALLMFGVGFVVGPVWETNSDLYGALPLIYGSLMIVVGALAIAVPLALGTSVFISEIVPFSIKDILKSMIELLASIPSIIYGFIGILVVAPFIASLFSIPSGTVALTAAIILAIMTIPTIVGVSSEIISAVPKDYKEAALALGATKWQTIRHVVLPTAKSGVIAGILLGFGRAIGETVAVLMVAGNTAVIPSPPWNFLSPVYTLTGAIAMQMGEASVGSLEYSALFGLGLILFIITFIVNTLADIIINKGSKKGAKK, encoded by the coding sequence ATGGCACTAAAATTTAAACTGATGAAATTTTTTAAATCCATCCGAAGGGAGCCAGTGAGAGGGCTTCTTTTTTTCTCCAGTTTTATTTCAATAATTTTCTTATTTTTGATGCTTGTGTTTATCCTGAAAGAAGGTGCCCAGGCACTCTTGATGTTCGGTGTGGGTTTTGTTGTTGGTCCCGTCTGGGAGACAAATTCTGATTTGTATGGAGCATTGCCGTTAATCTACGGTTCCTTGATGATTGTTGTCGGTGCACTGGCTATTGCAGTTCCCCTTGCCCTTGGCACATCTGTTTTCATATCAGAGATTGTGCCATTTTCAATCAAAGACATTCTAAAATCAATGATAGAACTTCTCGCCTCCATTCCCTCAATCATCTACGGATTTATAGGAATTCTGGTTGTTGCACCGTTCATTGCGTCATTATTTTCCATTCCGAGCGGCACTGTAGCGCTGACTGCAGCAATCATTCTTGCAATAATGACCATACCCACAATCGTTGGAGTTTCCAGTGAGATAATTTCTGCAGTCCCAAAGGACTACAAAGAAGCCGCACTGGCTTTGGGAGCCACTAAATGGCAAACAATTAGACATGTGGTGTTGCCCACCGCAAAGTCAGGCGTAATTGCTGGAATTCTTTTGGGGTTTGGAAGAGCCATCGGTGAGACCGTGGCTGTTTTGATGGTGGCTGGGAACACCGCGGTTATTCCTTCGCCTCCATGGAACTTTCTATCTCCAGTTTACACTCTAACTGGTGCCATTGCAATGCAGATGGGTGAGGCTTCTGTTGGAAGTTTGGAATACAGTGCATTGTTCGGGTTGGGTTTAATCCTCTTCATCATCACATTCATTGTGAATACACTAGCGGATATTATCATAAATAAAGGAAGCAAAAAGGGAGCGAAAAAATGA
- the pstB gene encoding phosphate ABC transporter ATP-binding protein PstB translates to MAQVKIEGLNLWFKNNHVLKDISLEIQENAVTAIMGPSGCGKSTLLRCLNRMNEIIEGCKTKGAVYLDGKNIYDEKTDVYELRRRIGMVFQRPNPLPKSIFENVAFGLRIHKMADGKTMTKIVEESLKGAALYDEVKDRLHESAFSLSGGQQQRLCIARALAVKPDVILMDEPCSALDPIATAKIEELMQELAKKYTVIIVTHNVQQAARVSDNVAFLYMGKLVEYGKTTEVFENPQHELTERYITGEFG, encoded by the coding sequence ATGGCTCAGGTGAAAATAGAAGGGCTGAATCTCTGGTTCAAGAACAATCATGTCCTCAAGGACATAAGTTTGGAAATTCAGGAAAATGCAGTAACTGCGATAATGGGCCCTTCCGGATGCGGAAAAAGCACATTACTTCGCTGTCTCAACAGAATGAACGAAATCATAGAGGGCTGCAAGACAAAAGGTGCAGTTTACCTTGATGGCAAAAATATCTATGACGAAAAAACAGATGTATATGAGTTGAGAAGACGCATTGGCATGGTTTTCCAGAGACCGAACCCACTGCCGAAATCTATATTTGAGAATGTGGCTTTTGGATTACGGATTCACAAGATGGCTGATGGAAAGACCATGACAAAAATTGTGGAAGAGAGCTTAAAAGGAGCCGCCCTGTATGATGAGGTGAAGGATAGGTTGCACGAGAGTGCATTCAGTTTGTCCGGTGGACAGCAGCAGCGACTCTGCATTGCAAGGGCACTTGCTGTAAAGCCAGATGTAATCCTGATGGATGAACCCTGCAGTGCGCTGGACCCTATTGCAACTGCAAAGATCGAGGAGTTAATGCAGGAGCTCGCAAAAAAATACACGGTGATCATTGTCACTCACAATGTACAGCAGGCGGCAAGGGTTTCGGATAATGTGGCTTTTCTCTACATGGGTAAGCTTGTGGAGTATGGGAAAACCACAGAGGTCTTCGAAAATCCCCAGCACGAGCTGACAGAAAGGTACATCACAGGAGAATTTGGATGA
- a CDS encoding CPBP family intramembrane glutamic endopeptidase produces MSMLTRAMKFVVLLFVAGFYLMLISANYLGLLYSLYIVPRNILLLNPSLDFGLFVPYYIHLFTLSGDFVLAYYFFMVFLLFFGLIFLVWLNWNGCLKEIRERRHVLTASHNPLLIISEVFCVIVFITIVYNLLLSAGNVTPETPEFETEPIWENMLLLANASIYEEFAVRVVLLALPLFAAQFIVSRKVNFKAFFTGGQKLDWISGILVFISSLIFGLAHALYGWDIYKVLPAFVAGLGFGYVYLKGGIFAPILMHFAFDYMDITYMLAVKEILTPAAELLAMPGIFVEVVILMFAIAVAPIILFAYLKKFFEKMNLVSSPRASEDTRRQVEGGLVSLQFSVGTCPRCGATDAKYIDGNTLECLRCGEKRKMG; encoded by the coding sequence ATGAGCATGCTCACAAGAGCAATGAAATTCGTAGTGCTCCTTTTTGTAGCTGGATTTTATCTGATGCTCATTTCCGCAAACTATCTCGGACTCCTCTACTCACTCTACATTGTGCCCAGAAACATTCTTCTCCTCAATCCCTCACTTGATTTTGGTCTATTTGTTCCCTATTACATCCACCTCTTCACTCTCTCTGGCGATTTCGTGCTTGCATACTACTTTTTCATGGTTTTCCTTCTTTTCTTTGGTTTAATTTTCCTCGTATGGCTGAACTGGAACGGATGCTTGAAGGAGATAAGAGAACGCAGACATGTGCTTACTGCTTCGCACAATCCCTTACTCATAATCAGCGAAGTTTTCTGCGTAATTGTGTTCATCACAATTGTTTACAATCTCCTGCTCTCTGCTGGAAATGTAACGCCTGAAACACCAGAATTTGAAACTGAGCCAATCTGGGAAAACATGCTGCTGCTTGCCAATGCCTCCATCTACGAAGAATTCGCAGTCAGGGTTGTGCTTCTCGCTCTACCCCTGTTTGCAGCCCAGTTTATTGTCAGTAGGAAGGTGAATTTCAAGGCATTTTTTACTGGCGGACAGAAGCTTGACTGGATTTCTGGAATCCTTGTTTTTATTTCCTCTCTGATTTTCGGTCTTGCCCATGCTCTCTATGGTTGGGACATCTACAAGGTGTTACCCGCCTTCGTCGCTGGCCTTGGATTCGGGTATGTTTATCTCAAAGGCGGAATTTTTGCACCGATTCTGATGCACTTTGCGTTTGATTACATGGACATCACCTACATGCTCGCAGTAAAGGAAATTCTTACACCCGCAGCAGAACTCCTTGCCATGCCAGGCATATTCGTAGAGGTAGTTATCCTGATGTTTGCAATTGCTGTGGCTCCAATTATCCTGTTTGCGTATCTTAAAAAGTTCTTTGAGAAAATGAACTTGGTTTCTTCGCCTCGGGCATCAGAAGATACCAGGAGACAGGTTGAAGGCGGCTTGGTTTCGCTTCAGTTTTCAGTTGGTACCTGCCCGAGATGTGGTGCCACTGATGCAAAGTATATTGACGGTAACACTCTTGAATGTCTTAGATGTGGAGAAAAGCGGAAGATGGGGTGA
- the map gene encoding type II methionyl aminopeptidase, which produces MNEEELAKYRKAGKIASEARNLGMNLIKEGKTYLEVAEEIENYILEKGAKPAFPVNLATDHQAAHYSPAINDKKKIVSGNLVKVDVGVHVDGYIADTAITVEAGGSESYRMLVDAANIALENAVGLCNHAMPVRKIGGKVEETIRALGFVPVSNLTGHEIKRYLLHGGKSVPNILDNNTDVIVADDVLAIEPFASTGSGYVDSDGKSNILRIVRERKLEPELQEFYSMLKQNFATLPFSPRWCLKLDAHAQEKLSKLIKYGVLYEYAILSDTRQGIVSQAEHTVIIGKTGCEVITK; this is translated from the coding sequence TTGAATGAGGAAGAGCTGGCAAAATACAGAAAGGCAGGAAAAATTGCAAGTGAGGCGAGAAATCTAGGTATGAATTTAATCAAGGAAGGAAAAACCTATCTGGAGGTTGCAGAGGAAATCGAGAATTACATTCTGGAAAAAGGAGCGAAGCCAGCATTCCCTGTAAATTTAGCCACAGACCATCAGGCAGCCCATTATTCGCCAGCAATCAATGATAAGAAAAAAATTGTTTCCGGAAACCTGGTAAAGGTGGATGTGGGTGTGCATGTGGATGGCTACATTGCAGATACTGCAATAACTGTTGAGGCAGGCGGAAGCGAGAGCTACAGGATGCTTGTGGATGCGGCAAACATTGCCCTTGAGAACGCAGTCGGGCTATGTAATCATGCTATGCCTGTGAGAAAAATCGGCGGGAAAGTAGAAGAAACAATCAGGGCCCTTGGCTTTGTGCCAGTTTCAAATCTCACAGGCCATGAAATCAAGAGGTATCTGCTCCATGGAGGTAAAAGCGTTCCAAACATTCTGGATAACAATACAGATGTGATTGTCGCAGACGATGTTCTGGCGATAGAGCCGTTTGCAAGCACAGGCAGTGGTTATGTTGATTCTGATGGCAAAAGTAACATTCTGAGAATTGTGAGGGAGCGAAAGCTGGAGCCAGAGCTTCAGGAATTTTATTCAATGCTCAAGCAGAATTTTGCTACGCTGCCTTTCTCACCCAGGTGGTGCTTGAAGCTGGACGCGCATGCCCAGGAAAAGCTCAGCAAGTTGATAAAGTATGGAGTTCTCTATGAATACGCTATTTTGTCAGATACAAGGCAAGGCATAGTCTCTCAAGCAGAGCACACTGTGATTATCGGTAAAACTGGTTGTGAGGTGATTACCAAATGA